One segment of Streptomyces bathyalis DNA contains the following:
- the bldC gene encoding developmental transcriptional regulator BldC yields MTARTPDAEPLLTPAEVATMFRVDPKTVTRWAKAGKLTSIRTLGGHRRYREAEVRALLAGIPQQRSEV; encoded by the coding sequence ATGACCGCTCGCACCCCTGATGCCGAGCCGCTGTTGACCCCAGCGGAGGTTGCCACGATGTTCCGCGTGGACCCGAAGACGGTCACACGCTGGGCAAAGGCAGGCAAGCTCACGTCGATCCGCACGCTCGGCGGTCATCGCCGATACCGCGAGGCGGAGGTGCGCGCACTGCTGGCGGGCATCCCGCAGCAGCGCAGTGAAGTTTGA
- a CDS encoding DUF6274 family protein: MGTTPRDSRPHETRALLRAHLAAATRYRHVTRHCPVCHRLLRLAMEHTAQEPAGGPRE, translated from the coding sequence ATGGGGACAACTCCGCGCGACTCTCGGCCACATGAGACGAGGGCCCTCCTGCGTGCTCACCTGGCGGCAGCCACCCGCTACCGGCATGTGACGCGCCACTGCCCCGTCTGCCACAGGCTGCTGCGCCTGGCGATGGAGCACACTGCACAGGAGCCCGCGGGCGGACCCAGGGAGTGA
- the hrpA gene encoding ATP-dependent RNA helicase HrpA: MPTSTSPSPSFDALRERLPELMLRDQQRLGRRLDGARKIRKPEARDSVLAEISAAMDDSELKVASRRESRPAITYPEQLPVSRKKDEILEAIRDHQVVIVAGETGSGKTTQIPKICMELGRGIHGVIGHTQPRRLAARTVAERVAHELKSPLGEAVGWKVRFTDQVGENTLVKLMTDGILLAEIQQDRELRQYDTIIIDEAHERSLNIDFLLGYLAQLLPRRPELKVVITSATIDPERFSRHFGDAPIVEVSGRTYPVEVRYRPLLEEGAPESDGQGGATGEKDRDQTTAICDAVDELQSEGPGDILVFLSGEREIRDTADALEKRIAGKGRKAGAGAGGDTEILPLYARLSHAEQHRVFQSHQNRRVVLATNVAETSLTVPGIKYVVDPGTARISRYSHRTKVQRLPIEPVSQASANQRKGRCGRTSDGICVRLYSEEDFLSRPEFTDAEILRTNLASVILQMTAAGLGDIEKFPFIDAPDHRSIKAGVQLLEELHAFSASPASRTSKGGNRLTGTGRKLAQLPVDPRLARMVLEAERNGCVREVIVIVAALSIQDPRERPSDKQQQADQQHARFREEGSDFLALLNLWRYVRERQKELSSSAFRRMCKAEFLNYLRIREWQDIYAQLRQVAKAMDILPASSSQEASADAVHQSLLAGLLSHIGLKDTDKNEYLGARSAKFAVFPGSSLFKKQPRWLMSAELVETSRLWARVNAKVEPEWIEPLAEHLVKRTYSEPHWEQKQAAVMAYERVTLYGVPLVAQRKVNYGRIDPETCRDLFIRHALVEGDWRTHHRFFHDNRKLLDEVEELEHRARRRDILVDDETLYDFYDERVPEHVVSGAHFDSWWKKQRREDPDLLNFEKSMLINEQAEEISRSDYPDVWQQGQLTLRVTYQFEPGTDADGVTVHVPLQVLNQITPAGFDWQIPGLRESLVTELIRSLPKAVRRHYVPAPDFAARFLRVATPGQEPLTATLARELRGMVGVPFEAGDFDPEKVPDHLKVTFRVTDERRRTLAESKDLEELQHQLRDKTQAAIARAFESSARAQRKEAGERDTNSPSAQEPAPGPGSGEAAPALSSRSGLTEWTIGSLPRVFETRSRASGGKGPVGAQPVKAYPALVDDGDSVSVHLFDTEAEQQQAMWRGTRRLILLNIPSDPAKFAASKLSNPQKLALSRSPHGSVQALFEDCVTAAADRLITGHGGPAWDEEAFRKLFDAVRTDLVDTTLKTVKQVQEVLAAWHSCETRLRGITSPALADSADDVRRQLADLVSPGFVTRHGAARLPDLLRYLVAADRRLQQMPNNAERDRTRMAKVKEMQDEYLWLLEQFPRGRPVPQAALEIRWMIEELRVSYFAHALGTAYSVSDKRIMKAVDAAAP, from the coding sequence ATGCCGACATCCACGTCCCCCTCCCCGTCCTTCGACGCTCTGCGCGAGCGCCTGCCCGAGCTGATGCTGCGCGACCAGCAGCGGCTGGGGCGGCGCCTCGACGGCGCACGCAAGATCCGCAAGCCGGAGGCGCGCGACTCGGTGCTGGCGGAGATCTCCGCGGCCATGGACGACTCCGAGCTGAAGGTCGCATCCCGCCGCGAGTCCCGGCCCGCGATCACGTATCCGGAGCAGCTTCCGGTCAGCCGCAAGAAGGACGAGATCCTCGAGGCGATACGGGACCACCAGGTCGTGATCGTCGCGGGTGAGACCGGCTCGGGCAAGACGACGCAGATCCCGAAGATCTGCATGGAGCTGGGACGCGGCATCCACGGCGTCATCGGCCACACCCAGCCGCGCCGGCTCGCGGCCCGTACGGTCGCTGAGCGCGTCGCCCACGAGCTGAAGTCACCGCTGGGCGAAGCCGTCGGCTGGAAGGTCCGCTTCACCGACCAGGTGGGGGAGAACACCCTGGTCAAGCTGATGACGGACGGCATCCTGCTCGCCGAGATCCAGCAGGACCGCGAGCTGCGGCAGTACGACACGATCATCATCGACGAGGCGCACGAGCGCAGCCTCAACATCGACTTCCTGCTCGGCTACCTCGCGCAACTTCTGCCCAGACGCCCGGAGTTGAAGGTCGTCATCACCTCCGCGACGATCGACCCGGAGCGCTTCTCACGGCACTTCGGCGATGCTCCGATCGTCGAGGTCAGCGGGCGTACGTACCCCGTGGAGGTGCGCTACAGGCCCCTCCTCGAAGAGGGTGCCCCTGAGTCTGACGGCCAGGGAGGTGCCACCGGGGAGAAGGACCGCGACCAGACGACGGCGATCTGCGACGCGGTCGACGAGCTGCAGTCCGAGGGCCCCGGCGACATCCTGGTCTTCCTCTCCGGCGAGCGTGAGATCCGGGACACCGCGGACGCACTGGAGAAACGCATCGCCGGCAAGGGCCGCAAGGCGGGCGCGGGAGCCGGCGGCGACACCGAGATCCTCCCCCTCTACGCCCGCCTCTCCCACGCCGAGCAGCACCGCGTCTTCCAGAGCCACCAGAACCGCCGCGTCGTCCTCGCCACGAACGTCGCGGAGACCTCCCTCACCGTCCCCGGCATCAAATACGTCGTGGACCCGGGCACCGCCCGCATCTCGCGCTACAGCCACCGCACCAAGGTCCAGCGGCTGCCCATCGAGCCGGTCAGCCAGGCCAGCGCCAACCAGCGCAAGGGCCGCTGCGGCCGCACGTCCGACGGGATCTGCGTCCGGCTCTACTCCGAGGAGGACTTCCTCTCCAGGCCGGAGTTCACGGACGCCGAGATCCTGCGCACGAACCTCGCCTCCGTCATCCTCCAGATGACCGCGGCCGGCCTCGGGGACATCGAGAAGTTCCCCTTCATCGACGCGCCCGACCACCGAAGCATCAAGGCCGGCGTCCAACTCCTCGAAGAACTGCACGCGTTCAGCGCCTCCCCCGCGTCCCGCACCTCGAAGGGCGGCAACCGCCTCACCGGTACGGGCCGCAAGCTCGCGCAGCTCCCCGTCGACCCGCGGCTCGCGCGCATGGTGCTGGAGGCCGAGCGGAACGGGTGCGTGCGCGAGGTGATCGTGATCGTCGCGGCCCTGTCCATCCAGGACCCTCGCGAGCGCCCCTCGGACAAGCAGCAGCAGGCCGACCAGCAGCACGCGCGCTTCCGCGAGGAGGGCAGCGACTTCCTCGCCCTGCTGAATCTGTGGCGCTACGTGCGCGAGCGGCAGAAGGAGCTGTCCTCGTCCGCGTTCCGCCGCATGTGCAAGGCGGAGTTCCTCAACTACCTGCGCATACGGGAGTGGCAGGACATCTACGCCCAGCTGCGCCAGGTGGCCAAGGCGATGGACATCCTTCCTGCCTCGTCCTCCCAGGAGGCGTCGGCCGACGCCGTGCACCAGTCCCTGCTGGCCGGCCTCCTCTCCCACATCGGGCTCAAGGACACCGACAAGAACGAGTATCTGGGCGCCCGCAGCGCGAAGTTCGCCGTCTTCCCCGGCTCGTCGCTCTTCAAGAAGCAGCCCCGCTGGCTGATGTCCGCCGAACTCGTGGAGACGTCGCGGCTGTGGGCCCGCGTCAACGCCAAGGTCGAGCCGGAATGGATCGAGCCGCTCGCGGAGCACCTGGTGAAGCGCACGTACAGCGAGCCTCACTGGGAGCAGAAGCAGGCCGCCGTGATGGCGTACGAGCGCGTGACGCTCTACGGGGTACCGCTCGTGGCGCAGCGCAAGGTCAACTACGGGCGTATCGACCCGGAGACGTGCCGGGACCTGTTCATCCGGCACGCCCTGGTCGAGGGCGACTGGCGCACGCACCACCGTTTCTTCCATGACAATCGCAAACTCCTCGACGAGGTAGAGGAGTTGGAGCACCGCGCGCGCCGCCGCGACATCCTCGTCGACGACGAGACGCTGTACGACTTCTACGACGAGCGCGTCCCCGAACACGTCGTGTCCGGCGCCCACTTCGACTCGTGGTGGAAGAAGCAGCGTCGCGAGGACCCGGACCTGCTCAACTTCGAGAAGTCGATGCTCATCAACGAGCAGGCGGAGGAGATCAGCCGCAGCGACTACCCGGACGTGTGGCAGCAGGGGCAGCTCACGCTGCGCGTCACCTACCAGTTCGAGCCCGGCACTGACGCCGACGGCGTGACCGTGCACGTCCCGCTGCAGGTCCTCAACCAGATCACGCCGGCCGGGTTCGACTGGCAGATCCCCGGCCTGCGCGAGAGCCTCGTCACCGAGCTGATCCGCTCGCTTCCCAAGGCCGTCAGGCGGCACTACGTCCCGGCGCCCGACTTCGCCGCGCGGTTCCTGCGCGTCGCGACGCCGGGGCAGGAACCGCTGACCGCCACGCTCGCGCGCGAGTTGCGGGGAATGGTCGGAGTGCCTTTCGAGGCCGGCGACTTCGACCCGGAGAAGGTCCCCGACCACCTCAAGGTCACCTTCCGGGTCACGGACGAGCGGCGCCGCACCCTGGCCGAGTCCAAGGACCTGGAGGAACTGCAGCACCAGCTGCGGGACAAGACGCAGGCCGCCATCGCCCGGGCATTCGAGTCGTCCGCACGCGCGCAGCGTAAGGAGGCGGGGGAGCGGGACACGAACTCGCCGTCGGCACAGGAGCCCGCACCCGGGCCCGGATCAGGCGAAGCGGCACCGGCCCTGTCCTCACGCTCGGGCCTGACCGAGTGGACGATCGGCTCCCTTCCCCGCGTCTTCGAGACGCGTTCCCGGGCGTCGGGCGGGAAGGGCCCCGTCGGCGCCCAGCCCGTGAAGGCCTACCCGGCGCTGGTGGACGACGGCGACTCCGTGTCCGTCCACCTCTTCGACACCGAGGCCGAGCAGCAGCAGGCCATGTGGCGCGGGACGCGCCGGCTGATCTTGCTCAACATCCCTTCCGACCCTGCCAAGTTCGCCGCCTCGAAGCTGTCCAACCCCCAGAAGCTCGCCCTCTCCCGGTCCCCACACGGCAGCGTGCAGGCGCTGTTCGAGGACTGCGTCACGGCCGCCGCCGACCGCCTCATCACGGGGCACGGCGGACCGGCCTGGGACGAGGAAGCTTTCCGGAAGCTTTTCGACGCCGTACGTACGGACTTGGTCGACACCACGCTCAAGACGGTCAAACAGGTTCAGGAAGTGCTGGCCGCCTGGCACTCGTGCGAGACGCGTCTGCGCGGCATCACGAGCCCTGCCCTCGCGGATTCCGCCGACGACGTCCGCCGTCAGCTCGCCGACCTGGTCAGCCCCGGCTTCGTCACGCGGCACGGCGCGGCCCGGCTGCCGGACTTGCTGCGCTATCTCGTCGCCGCCGACCGCCGCCTCCAGCAGATGCCGAACAACGCAGAACGCGACCGCACGCGGATGGCCAAGGTCAAGGAGATGCAGGACGAATACCTCTGGCTGCTGGAGCAGTTCCCCCGCGGACGGCCCGTGCCGCAGGCGGCGCTGGAGATCCGCTGGATGATCGAGGAGCTGCGCGTAAGCTACTTCGCCCATGCGCTCGGCACCGCCTACTCCGTCTCGGACAAACGCATCATGAAGGCGGTGGATGCGGCGGCGCCCTGA
- a CDS encoding ABC transporter permease, producing the protein MGARSGWRTFRHTPFFPATVLALIVAAAAGLFASSYIYAMADPTPRTIPAAVVERPAGERSARAFIDGLEKALGSSLKVHRYRTFAQAEDAVDDQKVFAVLRADARDRVELNLASAAGASVAEVLQQTAPKVGKEVGVSVTVKDLKPLGRGDPRGLTIFYMTLAADVIGFIGAIQLTLNVPELTPVARISFITAYALIGGFIIAAMVGWFLQAVHLPFVHSWTILALTMFTSGMVFVMFNALIGRWAMIPTWLLMVLLGNPSSGGAVSWPLLPSALGAVGRWLPPGASVNAQHTAVYFAGHEHALPYLVLAAWALAGMGVFLALDHRRQAAER; encoded by the coding sequence ATGGGCGCGCGCTCCGGATGGCGGACCTTCAGGCACACGCCGTTCTTCCCCGCGACCGTGCTGGCGCTCATCGTCGCCGCGGCGGCCGGCCTCTTCGCCAGCTCCTACATCTATGCCATGGCCGACCCCACGCCCCGCACCATCCCGGCGGCGGTCGTGGAACGCCCCGCGGGTGAACGCAGTGCCCGCGCCTTCATCGACGGCCTGGAGAAGGCGCTCGGCTCGTCGCTCAAGGTGCACCGCTACCGCACATTCGCCCAGGCCGAGGATGCCGTCGACGACCAGAAGGTGTTCGCGGTGCTGCGGGCGGACGCCCGGGACCGCGTCGAGCTGAACCTCGCGAGCGCCGCCGGCGCCTCGGTGGCCGAGGTGCTGCAGCAGACCGCGCCGAAGGTCGGGAAAGAGGTGGGCGTGAGCGTGACCGTCAAGGATCTCAAGCCGCTCGGCAGGGGCGACCCGCGCGGACTGACGATCTTCTACATGACGCTTGCCGCCGACGTCATCGGCTTCATCGGCGCGATCCAGCTCACCCTCAACGTCCCGGAACTCACCCCGGTCGCCCGGATCTCCTTCATCACCGCCTACGCGCTGATCGGCGGCTTCATCATCGCCGCGATGGTGGGCTGGTTCCTGCAGGCCGTGCATCTGCCGTTCGTGCACTCCTGGACGATCCTCGCGCTCACCATGTTCACCTCGGGCATGGTCTTCGTGATGTTCAACGCCCTCATCGGACGATGGGCGATGATCCCCACCTGGCTGCTGATGGTGCTCCTCGGCAATCCGTCCTCGGGCGGTGCGGTCTCCTGGCCGCTGCTCCCCTCGGCGCTGGGCGCGGTCGGACGCTGGCTCCCCCCGGGGGCGTCCGTCAACGCCCAGCACACGGCCGTCTACTTCGCGGGCCACGAGCACGCGCTGCCTTATCTGGTGCTCGCCGCGTGGGCGCTGGCGGGCATGGGCGTCTT